A single region of the Desulfobaculum xiamenense genome encodes:
- a CDS encoding adenosine-specific kinase: MQLTTIAIEKPADMNFILGQSHFIKTVEDIHEAVVSAVPFAKFGLAFCEASDKRLVRWSGTDEECIELAKRNAMSLACGHSFIIFMKDMFPINIVNVIQNVPEVVRLFCATANPTQVVVAETEQGRGIMGVIDGFASAGIEDDEEIARRKGFLRAIGYKF, from the coding sequence ATGCAGCTGACCACCATTGCCATCGAGAAGCCCGCAGATATGAACTTCATCCTTGGCCAGTCCCATTTCATCAAGACCGTCGAGGACATTCACGAGGCCGTGGTGTCCGCCGTTCCCTTCGCGAAGTTCGGTCTCGCCTTCTGCGAGGCCTCGGACAAGCGCCTCGTGCGCTGGAGTGGCACCGACGAGGAGTGCATCGAACTGGCCAAGCGCAACGCCATGTCGCTGGCCTGCGGGCACAGTTTCATTATCTTTATGAAAGACATGTTCCCCATCAATATCGTCAATGTCATCCAGAACGTGCCCGAAGTGGTGCGCCTGTTCTGTGCCACCGCCAACCCCACGCAGGTCGTGGTGGCCGAGACCGAGCAGGGCCGGGGCATCATGGGCGTCATCGACGGCTTCGCCTCGGCGGGCATCGAGGATGACGAGGAGATCGCGAGGCGCAAGGGCTTCCTGCGCGCCATTGGGTACAAGTTCTAG
- a CDS encoding GNAT family N-acetyltransferase, producing MNRIIIRDVLISDLPDIVALNEHAVPAVNSVDEGFMRTSMDRAAYFRVVEQSAQPGRVAGFMIGYTPEASYESENFQWFKGHYPSFVYIDRIVIAPFAQRMGIGTALYDNISRFASETTGTVTCEVNIRPRNDDSLAFHAHCGFREVGTQETKGGTVAVSLLVKELAPASAAH from the coding sequence ATGAACAGAATCATCATCCGCGACGTCCTCATCTCCGATCTGCCCGACATCGTCGCCCTCAACGAACATGCCGTCCCAGCCGTCAATAGCGTGGACGAAGGCTTCATGCGCACGTCCATGGACCGCGCCGCCTACTTCCGCGTCGTCGAACAAAGCGCCCAGCCCGGACGCGTGGCCGGCTTCATGATCGGCTACACGCCCGAGGCCTCCTACGAGAGCGAAAACTTCCAGTGGTTCAAGGGACACTATCCGTCCTTCGTCTACATCGACCGCATCGTCATCGCGCCATTCGCCCAGCGCATGGGCATCGGCACCGCCCTGTACGACAACATCTCCCGATTCGCCAGCGAGACGACCGGCACCGTGACCTGCGAGGTCAACATCCGCCCCCGAAACGACGACTCGCTGGCCTTCCACGCCCACTGCGGGTTCCGCGAGGTGGGCACACAGGAAACCAAGGGCGGCACCGTCGCCGTCTCCCTGCTGGTCAAGGAATTGGCCCCGGCCAGTGCCGCGCATTGA
- a CDS encoding YcaO-like family protein: MTMEYEFRVLDTQATVGFAACVPKGDVDLDAALAHLRACPMDDYMHVHALTLVQRLDDAALRNMLDLHGDDPLVSGLVRECVLGQPERARALGLDGPASEGELSASPLVELRAAARPGQDVHAAWGAIFRENKVAHAPMPTSAQAGLALPFSPEEIAAANEGFVSVTDIAAQRVKRARKGGGPSAEATAREAEGRLEAAGVAMSQQARHTDSLSPVGLVRQWKRRVTVRNGRLDYDLDGVFMSYGKGLTFDVAWASVVMEVVERYSSWVDVDGLALPDLAAGRDLVCARLSELRRDGRDALDPNALPVDAPYADEPLHWLPCDRPGGGTLLVPAQFVFLFCNLDEPSLFGGFGSTGLASGSTMAQARLGALLEVVERDAETVSTVAPERWFRIESRDRQVRELLENYRKRGLDVLFAECTSALGIPCYRAFATGPQGQVAKGASAGLCGAKAIVSAMLEVPYPFPFGPASLPGPAELPVVCIEDLPDHSTGSIEGDLRLVEQTLSASGREPLYADLMRRDLRYPVVRAIVPGLELLPDFDRSSRLSPRLFVGA, translated from the coding sequence ATGACCATGGAATACGAATTCAGAGTGCTTGATACGCAGGCCACGGTGGGGTTTGCCGCATGCGTGCCGAAGGGGGATGTCGATCTGGACGCGGCGCTTGCCCATCTGCGCGCGTGCCCCATGGACGATTACATGCATGTCCATGCCCTGACCCTCGTGCAGCGCCTCGACGACGCGGCCTTGCGCAATATGCTCGATCTCCATGGCGATGATCCGCTCGTGAGTGGATTGGTCCGGGAATGCGTGCTTGGACAGCCGGAGCGTGCGCGCGCTCTGGGGCTGGATGGCCCCGCGTCCGAGGGCGAGTTGTCCGCGTCTCCGTTGGTAGAGCTTCGCGCCGCGGCGCGCCCCGGTCAGGATGTGCATGCCGCGTGGGGAGCCATTTTCAGGGAGAACAAGGTCGCGCATGCTCCAATGCCGACGTCGGCGCAGGCCGGGCTGGCGCTGCCGTTTTCGCCGGAGGAGATCGCAGCGGCCAACGAGGGATTCGTCAGCGTGACGGATATCGCTGCGCAGCGTGTGAAGCGTGCGCGCAAGGGCGGTGGGCCGTCCGCTGAAGCCACGGCTCGGGAGGCCGAGGGGCGGCTTGAGGCCGCGGGCGTGGCCATGAGTCAGCAGGCCCGGCATACGGATTCGCTGTCGCCCGTGGGGCTGGTCCGCCAGTGGAAGCGGCGGGTAACGGTGCGAAACGGCAGGTTGGATTACGATCTGGACGGCGTGTTCATGTCCTACGGTAAAGGGCTGACCTTCGACGTCGCGTGGGCCTCGGTGGTCATGGAGGTTGTGGAGCGCTATTCGAGCTGGGTCGATGTGGACGGCCTTGCGTTGCCCGATCTCGCCGCCGGGCGCGACCTCGTCTGTGCGAGGCTGTCGGAACTGCGGCGTGATGGGCGCGATGCCCTCGATCCCAATGCGCTCCCCGTGGATGCTCCGTATGCCGACGAGCCGTTGCATTGGTTGCCCTGCGACAGGCCGGGTGGCGGGACGCTTCTCGTTCCGGCGCAGTTCGTCTTCCTCTTCTGTAACCTTGATGAGCCGTCGCTGTTCGGCGGATTCGGTTCGACGGGGCTTGCCTCGGGCAGCACTATGGCGCAGGCGCGGCTCGGCGCGCTGCTCGAAGTCGTGGAGCGGGACGCGGAAACCGTGTCCACGGTTGCCCCCGAGCGGTGGTTCAGGATTGAGAGTCGGGATCGGCAGGTGCGCGAGCTGCTGGAGAACTACCGTAAGCGTGGGCTGGATGTGCTGTTTGCGGAGTGTACCTCGGCCCTTGGCATTCCCTGTTATCGGGCCTTTGCCACGGGACCGCAGGGGCAGGTGGCGAAGGGGGCTTCGGCAGGGCTGTGCGGGGCGAAGGCCATCGTCTCGGCCATGTTGGAGGTGCCTTATCCGTTCCCGTTCGGGCCCGCGTCGTTGCCGGGGCCTGCCGAACTGCCTGTCGTGTGCATCGAGGATTTGCCGGATCATTCCACAGGGAGCATCGAAGGGGACCTACGTCTCGTGGAGCAGACCCTTTCGGCCAGCGGACGCGAGCCGCTGTATGCCGATCTGATGCGCAGGGACCTGCGTTATCCGGTGGTGCGGGCGATTGTGCCGGGCTTGGAACTGCTGCCGGACTTCGACAGATCGTCGCGTCTGTCTCCGCGTCTGTTCGTCGGGGCATGA
- a CDS encoding YheT family hydrolase: protein MPILPIPDYSPPAMLANGHVQSIAPSLIRPVPHVDYVRERMDTKDGDFILLDWSFASGPGGSERLVIVTHGLEGHSRRKYVCGMARALNRAGWDVLARNCRGCGGEMNRLPRFYHSGEIEDLHATVHHALAVGRYRQIALVGFSMGGNQTLRYLGLDPDRVPREICAAVAVSAPCDLADSVRKLESLPAGRIYVEYLLHSLRAKVRAKHAMFPDIFDITGLDAISTFREFDERYTAPLFGFENAEDYWRKASSRPVLRDIRVPTLILNAKDDPFLGPRCYPEDEARENPNLYLETPESGGHVGFILLDPAGEFWSEKRSAAFLNEHTPA from the coding sequence ATGCCCATTCTCCCCATACCCGACTATTCGCCACCGGCCATGCTGGCCAACGGCCACGTGCAAAGCATCGCCCCCTCGCTCATCCGCCCCGTACCGCACGTGGATTACGTGCGCGAGCGCATGGACACCAAGGACGGCGACTTCATCCTGCTGGACTGGAGCTTCGCGTCCGGTCCCGGCGGCTCCGAGCGACTGGTCATCGTGACCCACGGGCTGGAAGGCCATTCGCGGCGCAAGTACGTCTGCGGCATGGCCCGCGCCCTGAACCGTGCCGGATGGGACGTGCTGGCCCGCAACTGCCGCGGCTGCGGCGGGGAAATGAACCGCCTACCGCGTTTCTACCACAGTGGCGAAATCGAGGACCTGCACGCGACGGTGCACCACGCGCTGGCCGTGGGGCGCTATCGGCAAATCGCGCTGGTCGGCTTCAGCATGGGCGGCAACCAGACGCTGCGGTATCTCGGGCTCGATCCGGACCGCGTCCCCCGCGAGATTTGCGCCGCCGTCGCGGTTTCCGCGCCCTGCGACCTCGCCGACTCCGTACGCAAGCTCGAATCGCTTCCGGCCGGCCGCATCTACGTGGAGTATCTCCTGCACAGCCTGCGCGCCAAGGTGCGGGCCAAGCACGCCATGTTCCCGGATATCTTCGACATCACGGGTCTCGACGCCATCTCCACCTTCAGGGAGTTCGACGAACGCTACACAGCTCCGCTGTTCGGCTTCGAAAACGCCGAGGACTACTGGCGCAAGGCCAGCTCCCGCCCGGTACTACGCGACATCCGCGTACCAACGCTCATCCTCAACGCCAAGGACGATCCCTTCCTCGGGCCGCGCTGCTATCCCGAGGACGAAGCCCGCGAGAACCCGAACCTGTATCTGGAAACGCCCGAATCCGGCGGCCACGTCGGGTTTATCCTACTCGACCCGGCTGGCGAATTCTGGTCCGAGAAGCGCAGCGCAGCATTCCTCAACGAACACACGCCGGCCTGA